In Vicinamibacteria bacterium, the genomic window TCAATTCGAACGCATTGAGATTTCCGCCGAAACCTGCTTCGGCATCGGCGACGATTGGCGCCAACCAATCGATCGACTCGTCACCATTGAGGGCGTGGATCTCGTCGGTACGAAGCAGGGCGTTGTTGATGCGCTCGACCATCCTGGGAACGGAATCAACGGGGTAGAGACTCTGATCGGGATACATCTCGCCCGAGGTATTGCCGTCGCCGGCGACCTGCCAGCCCGAGCAGTAGATGGCCCTCAAGCCAGCTTGAACGGCCTGAACCGCTTGATTGCCGGTCATCGCGCCCAGAGCGCAAACCACTTCCTCTTCGTGCAGAAGCTTCCAGAACTTGCCAGCGCCACGGCTGGCAAGCGTCTGCTCGATCCTGACGGTTCCGCGCAGGCGAACGACTTCCTCCGCAGTGTAGGGACGCTTGATTCCGTTCCACCTGGGATTGGTTTTCCAGTCTCCCTCGAGGTGCGCGATCTGTTGTTGTCTGGTCATCTCTTATCCCCCGGAGCGATTGTGTCGCGATGTGCTTAGATATATTCGTAAGCGGGCACCGTCAGGAAGTCGTCGAAGTCCTCGTTCTTCGTCATTCGTGAGAACAATCCAGCCGCTAACTCGAAATGGCCGGAGGCGAACCGGTCCCGCCCGGCCTCCCCGGCGATCACCTCGAGCTCCTCCTCGAGGAGCCTGTCGAAGAGCTCGCTCGTGACCGCTCCTCCGTTCGACAACCGCGCACCGTGGCGAATCCATTGCCAGATTTGGGCGCGAGATATCTCGGCCGTGGCGGCGTCTTCCATCAAATGGTAGAGCGGAACGCAACCGTTGCCGCCGAGCCAGGCTTCCAGGTACTGAACGCCCACCCGAATGTTCCCCCGAAGGCCCTCTTCGGTAATCTGGCCATCTGGCACCGCGAGCAGGTCTTCGGGGCCGACGCGGACGTCGTCGCGGGAAACGCCGAGCT contains:
- a CDS encoding malate synthase A — protein: HSAGLNCGRWDYIFSFIKKLRNRPEYLLPDRAQVTMTRHFLKSYVDLLIKTCHRRGAHAMGGMAAQIPIRHDAEKNREALERVREDKLREAKAGHDGTWIAHPGLAATAIEPFDRVMTGPNQLGVSRDDVRVGPEDLLAVPDGQITEEGLRGNIRVGVQYLEAWLGGNGCVPLYHLMEDAATAEISRAQIWQWIRHGARLSNGGAVTSELFDRLLEEELEVIAGEAGRDRFASGHFELAAGLFSRMTKNEDFDDFLTVPAYEYI